From Parasphaerochaeta coccoides DSM 17374, a single genomic window includes:
- a CDS encoding nucleoside kinase, whose translation MTHRTEAGNKVVWAAVLEKTGRLLTVTVEGQAVEAPYACSGLDALRLAARKDKALDALLKNSGYHDNPIVAILANNELLPLSGRLRANCVLTPVRLYSEHGKRVYRHSICFLLSRAAHELFPGRRLVIGHSLGDGYYFSFDDEQSVPSMDIRKLSERMQVIVEAAESVENIHLSYQQSMDYFTAMGFTQTRSILEYRNEPLISLYRSGSYVDIAYEPLVYNTSIMALWELKPYGSRGMLLRYPRSIDFHTLLPWRDNPLLFSVFTEYKKRGIIQGVSSLGELNKVCGTGDIRSFIRLSETLQESKISAIADQIHRRGTVRAVFIAGPSSSGKTTFAQKLGIHLQVAGYSTVKVSLDNYYVPRDQVPLDEFGEKDYEALEALDTAGIRNDITALCRGESVVLPRFSFKDSKRFTDGPAITVDASTLLIIEGIHGLNPALRTGLEDNQVFRVYISALTQLNLDDHNRISTTDNRILRRLVRDKRTRHVDAKITLGMWSSVERGERRHIFPYQNNADAMLNSALDYELGVLAPFAEPLLRAVKPQDGKAYTIARRLLAFLKNAYPIQESLVPGDSLLREFIGGSEFHAE comes from the coding sequence ATGACACATCGAACTGAAGCAGGGAATAAGGTAGTATGGGCTGCCGTGTTGGAGAAGACGGGTCGTCTGCTCACCGTCACGGTCGAAGGACAAGCCGTGGAAGCCCCTTATGCGTGTAGTGGACTGGATGCCCTGCGCCTTGCTGCACGCAAGGACAAGGCTTTGGACGCCCTGCTGAAAAATTCTGGATATCATGACAATCCCATAGTCGCCATCTTGGCGAACAATGAGCTGCTTCCCTTGTCCGGACGACTCAGGGCGAACTGCGTCCTCACTCCTGTGCGTCTTTACAGCGAACATGGCAAGAGGGTCTACCGCCACAGCATCTGTTTCCTGCTGAGCAGAGCCGCACACGAGCTTTTTCCCGGACGCCGCTTGGTCATAGGACATTCCCTTGGCGACGGCTACTACTTCTCATTCGATGATGAACAATCCGTCCCCTCCATGGATATCAGAAAGCTTTCGGAGCGGATGCAGGTCATTGTCGAAGCTGCTGAAAGTGTGGAGAACATTCATCTTTCCTACCAGCAATCAATGGACTACTTCACTGCCATGGGTTTTACGCAGACCCGCAGCATCCTTGAATACCGCAACGAGCCCTTGATCAGCCTGTACCGTTCCGGCTCCTATGTGGACATTGCCTACGAGCCGCTGGTGTACAATACGTCAATCATGGCGTTGTGGGAGCTTAAGCCTTACGGCAGCCGCGGCATGTTGCTCCGCTACCCCCGTTCCATTGACTTCCACACCCTTCTTCCCTGGAGGGACAATCCTCTGCTTTTTTCCGTGTTCACCGAATACAAGAAACGGGGCATAATCCAAGGCGTGAGCAGTCTGGGCGAGTTGAACAAGGTCTGCGGGACAGGGGACATCCGTTCCTTTATCCGTCTCTCTGAAACACTTCAGGAAAGCAAGATATCAGCAATAGCCGACCAGATACACCGCAGGGGAACAGTCCGGGCAGTATTCATTGCCGGGCCTTCTTCATCCGGCAAGACGACCTTTGCCCAAAAGCTGGGCATCCATCTCCAAGTTGCTGGTTACTCAACCGTCAAGGTGTCGCTGGACAACTACTATGTCCCGCGTGACCAAGTGCCGCTGGACGAGTTCGGAGAGAAGGATTATGAGGCGTTGGAAGCACTGGACACCGCAGGAATCAGGAATGATATCACCGCTCTTTGCCGAGGGGAGAGCGTCGTCCTTCCGCGTTTCAGTTTCAAGGATAGCAAGCGGTTCACCGATGGGCCGGCAATCACGGTTGATGCTTCGACACTTCTGATCATCGAAGGAATACATGGCCTCAACCCCGCTTTGCGCACAGGTCTGGAGGATAACCAGGTGTTCCGTGTTTATATCTCCGCCCTGACGCAGTTGAACCTGGATGATCACAACAGAATCAGCACGACGGACAACAGGATTCTCCGGCGGCTGGTACGGGACAAGAGGACGCGCCATGTCGATGCAAAGATTACCTTGGGCATGTGGTCAAGCGTGGAAAGGGGGGAACGCAGGCATATCTTTCCCTATCAGAACAATGCGGATGCCATGTTGAACAGTGCGCTTGACTACGAACTGGGGGTGCTGGCTCCATTCGCCGAGCCTCTGCTCCGTGCGGTGAAACCACAGGATGGCAAGGCTTACACCATTGCCCGGCGGCTTCTCGCGTTCCTCAAGAATGCTTATCCCATCCAGGAAAGTCTTGTTCCCGGAGATTCGTTGCTTAGGGAGTTCATAGGAGGAAGCGAGTTCCATGCGGAATGA
- a CDS encoding Fic family protein: MIGYIWEHLRWPHFTYDREAIMQILVNTKYVQGALDNAANLLSHDARVNFTSRMITAETMQSSEIEGENLDVASVWSSVSHRLGIPVSPLKKKENEEHIVDIVFDALHDKQPMTTDRIFSWHRNLFTGVPRKTQPSLVGTWRMSDVYIMSGRAIGKERIGYEGVPHERIETEMAALIDWLNSEQPTGERIIQSALAHLWFVCIHPFGDGNGRIARALSDYILALDHEDTGHYYSISAQINRERSAYYEELSRLSGQSSSIDVTSWLLWYAGMVERAMKIATDSITTTIRIRQLVQAFDSQGLNSRQISLLIKRAEGSFYGKLTTSKWAKIAKCSVDTAGRDINFLMGKGLLVRSASGGRSTSYELPENFEIMVAAMSSP; encoded by the coding sequence ATGATTGGCTATATCTGGGAACATCTCCGCTGGCCACATTTTACATATGACCGTGAAGCTATCATGCAGATACTTGTGAATACCAAATATGTCCAGGGGGCACTGGATAATGCCGCGAATCTTCTGAGTCATGATGCCCGCGTGAATTTTACTTCTCGCATGATTACCGCTGAAACTATGCAAAGTAGTGAAATTGAAGGCGAAAACCTGGATGTCGCTTCGGTATGGTCTTCAGTATCGCATCGTCTGGGCATCCCGGTTTCCCCACTGAAAAAGAAAGAAAATGAAGAACACATCGTTGATATAGTCTTTGATGCCTTGCATGACAAACAACCAATGACAACAGACCGTATCTTTTCATGGCATCGCAATCTCTTTACCGGAGTGCCTCGAAAGACGCAGCCTTCTCTGGTCGGGACATGGCGCATGTCGGATGTCTATATCATGAGCGGCAGGGCGATAGGTAAGGAACGCATCGGCTATGAAGGCGTTCCCCATGAACGGATTGAGACGGAGATGGCAGCTTTGATTGACTGGCTCAATTCAGAACAGCCTACCGGAGAGCGCATCATCCAGAGTGCATTGGCTCATTTATGGTTTGTGTGCATCCACCCATTCGGAGACGGGAATGGAAGAATTGCTCGTGCGTTGTCGGACTATATTCTTGCTTTGGATCATGAAGATACTGGGCATTATTACAGTATATCGGCACAAATTAATCGGGAACGTTCAGCATATTATGAAGAATTATCCAGACTGTCCGGTCAAAGTTCCAGTATTGACGTGACTTCTTGGTTGCTGTGGTACGCAGGAATGGTTGAGAGGGCAATGAAGATTGCCACGGATTCCATCACTACCACCATAAGGATCCGCCAGCTTGTCCAGGCTTTTGATTCCCAAGGATTGAACTCCCGGCAGATATCATTGCTCATCAAACGTGCCGAAGGTAGTTTCTATGGAAAACTGACGACCAGTAAATGGGCGAAGATTGCCAAATGTTCAGTTGATACTGCTGGCAGGGATATTAATTTCTTAATGGGGAAGGGACTTCTTGTCCGTTCGGCTTCCGGGGGCAGAAGTACATCCTATGAGCTTCCTGAGAATTTTGAAATCATGGTTGCCGCCATGTCTTCACCATGA
- the surE gene encoding 5'/3'-nucleotidase SurE: MNILLTNDDGYGSEGLVTMERTLSAAGHDVWVCAPNGQRSATSHSMTLRGDVVVTRYAERGFHCSGTPADCVLYAVKGGVLPVKPDMVISGINHGYNLSTDILYSGTLGAAREASLMDIRAIAISAWGGKKPIPFAEAASFLTANLEFFLGFCDSTTLVNINVPPNPTGQWDVGGIGRLEYYATMQSARDVVRRIFDTSGTSFGSSAELTSHTFDSHSLAGRAQPSALAMEGEYPPDYELAREGIIAVTPLHILPAIDTAAARRMRRSMAEES, encoded by the coding sequence ATGAACATTCTACTGACAAATGACGACGGATACGGCAGCGAGGGGCTTGTCACTATGGAGCGCACCCTGAGTGCTGCCGGTCATGATGTATGGGTCTGCGCCCCAAACGGGCAACGCAGTGCTACAAGTCATTCCATGACGCTCCGCGGGGACGTGGTGGTGACCCGTTATGCCGAGCGCGGCTTCCATTGCAGCGGGACGCCTGCGGACTGCGTACTCTATGCGGTGAAGGGAGGGGTACTTCCTGTGAAGCCCGACATGGTGATCAGCGGCATCAATCATGGCTACAATCTTTCCACTGACATCCTGTACAGCGGCACGCTCGGCGCAGCGCGCGAGGCATCCCTTATGGATATCCGTGCAATTGCAATCAGCGCATGGGGCGGTAAAAAGCCGATACCTTTTGCCGAAGCAGCTTCTTTCCTTACCGCCAACCTTGAATTTTTCCTCGGTTTCTGCGATAGCACCACGCTGGTCAACATCAACGTCCCGCCTAATCCGACCGGACAATGGGATGTAGGCGGTATCGGCAGGCTGGAATATTACGCTACAATGCAGAGTGCCCGTGATGTCGTCCGTCGCATCTTTGATACGTCCGGTACTAGCTTCGGGTCATCGGCGGAGCTGACCAGTCATACTTTCGACAGTCATTCCCTTGCCGGACGTGCCCAGCCGTCCGCTTTGGCAATGGAGGGGGAATATCCTCCTGACTATGAGCTGGCCAGGGAAGGGATTATTGCGGTGACTCCCTTGCATATCTTGCCTGCCATTGATACCGCTGCTGCCCGGCGTATGCGTCGGAGCATGGCGGAAGAATCTTAG
- a CDS encoding galactokinase, translating to MVTARQTHAKEYDENPDIIVDVPSSYTFVGAYADYCNGPVISAAGEKSLKVAISFRDDAVVRLYNAALNDKKHFALGAVKYRREDRWANFFKGVVNELQKDGRRIDRGLNVSFSGDLLAYDGIVGVTALCLGSLMALGSLFHMNFSREEYIRYLFGACARFNGRYCRISDIETMLNAEEEKLLIFDLQRGSYEKYDFPFKQEEGNVCIVVESNIPHQMLRDEMNEKRRTAEHAFKILRSRMSISTLREMGDADLMEQLGCLDSESSHVCSYIFTESRLAREAAAQLVQKEPLQYGRIMNRIQMGMRDQMEISCPEVDWLAKRASETPGCHGANIVANGINGTLMVLLTQTGLNSYLERLEEYERIFGFHPDWRIFVPRGGASVHSKINA from the coding sequence ATGGTTACGGCGCGTCAGACACATGCGAAGGAATATGATGAAAACCCGGATATCATCGTGGACGTGCCTTCTTCCTATACTTTTGTCGGGGCTTACGCGGATTATTGCAATGGTCCTGTAATCAGCGCGGCGGGTGAAAAAAGCCTCAAAGTTGCTATTTCCTTTCGGGACGATGCTGTTGTACGCCTGTACAATGCGGCTCTCAATGATAAGAAACACTTTGCCTTGGGAGCCGTGAAATATCGGAGGGAGGATAGGTGGGCAAATTTCTTCAAGGGAGTGGTCAACGAGCTTCAGAAGGATGGTCGGAGGATAGACCGCGGCCTGAATGTTTCCTTTTCCGGTGATCTGCTTGCCTACGATGGCATTGTTGGTGTCACTGCCCTTTGTCTTGGCTCCCTGATGGCTTTGGGTAGTCTCTTTCATATGAACTTTTCCCGTGAGGAATACATCCGCTATCTCTTTGGCGCATGCGCCCGTTTCAACGGCCGCTACTGTCGTATCAGTGACATCGAGACCATGTTGAACGCCGAGGAAGAGAAGCTCCTGATTTTTGATCTCCAGAGGGGAAGCTATGAGAAATATGATTTTCCTTTCAAGCAGGAAGAAGGAAATGTCTGCATCGTGGTGGAGAGCAACATCCCCCATCAGATGCTGCGTGATGAAATGAACGAGAAAAGGCGCACTGCCGAGCACGCCTTCAAGATACTCCGCTCCCGTATGTCAATCAGCACCCTGCGCGAGATGGGTGATGCCGACCTCATGGAGCAGCTGGGCTGTCTGGACAGTGAGTCCAGCCATGTTTGTTCCTACATTTTCACCGAAAGCCGCCTTGCCCGTGAAGCAGCGGCCCAGCTTGTACAAAAGGAACCCTTGCAGTATGGTAGAATCATGAACCGTATTCAGATGGGAATGCGCGACCAGATGGAGATTTCCTGTCCGGAAGTCGATTGGTTGGCAAAACGCGCTTCCGAGACTCCGGGGTGCCATGGTGCGAACATCGTGGCAAATGGCATCAACGGTACGCTCATGGTTCTGCTTACGCAGACTGGTCTGAACTCATATCTGGAACGCTTGGAGGAGTACGAGCGTATCTTCGGCTTTCATCCCGACTGGAGGATATTCGTTCCACGGGGAGGAGCGTCGGTACATTCGAAAATCAATGCATGA
- the rpmE gene encoding 50S ribosomal protein L31: MKKGIHPKYELTEVKCAGGFTVKTKSTVRNLEVEISAFNHPFYTGTQKLLDTAGRVERFNKRYGIKE, from the coding sequence ATGAAGAAGGGCATTCACCCGAAATATGAACTGACAGAAGTGAAGTGCGCCGGTGGTTTCACCGTCAAAACCAAGAGCACCGTCCGTAACCTTGAAGTTGAAATCAGTGCTTTCAACCATCCGTTCTACACTGGTACCCAGAAGCTTCTGGACACCGCAGGACGCGTCGAGCGCTTCAACAAGCGTTACGGCATCAAGGAGTAA
- the rho gene encoding transcription termination factor Rho → MGVSNRDGETSRTERRTERNTERNTGAFIPAEGRNSEQETLSPVQGRREARPAYQNSGRPYGNQRNYVPGPGNYQSGGRRQGQGKNLNARNSKNYRGRGGIPQDDYATNPAEDNPDAPRIVINDLSVKPVEDLRAMAVAVGMDPAWLEDLKKQEIILELLKNHAATGGIIFANGTLEILADGYGFLRSPLNNYLSGPEDIYISQSQIKLFSLKTGDSIEGQIRSPKDGERFFAILRVVKVNDDTPHAAKLRNSFDTLTPLFPDAKLNLETESGDISMRMINLFCPIGKGQRSLIVAPPRTGKTVLMQKIANAITSNHPEVKLMVLLVDERPEEVTDMRRNVKGEVIASTFDEQATRHVAVAEMVVEKAKRMVEHKKDVVILLDSITRLARAYNQTVPASGKILSGGVDSNALHKPKRFFGAARNIEHGGSLTIIATALIETGSRMDEVIFEEFKGTGNNEIVLDRRMADRRLFPAINIKKSGTRREDLLLTQEELSRLWILRNAVNSMEDLELTSFLIDKMKKTKNNEAFLRSMNTSATLEPSGNGSNGSSYLDSTSRPTVY, encoded by the coding sequence ATGGGCGTTTCAAACAGAGACGGAGAGACTTCCAGGACGGAAAGGCGCACGGAAAGAAACACGGAAAGGAATACGGGAGCTTTTATTCCTGCGGAAGGGAGGAACTCTGAGCAGGAAACACTTTCTCCCGTACAGGGCCGGCGTGAAGCTCGTCCGGCCTACCAGAACAGCGGACGTCCCTATGGCAACCAGCGCAATTACGTTCCCGGTCCGGGGAACTATCAGTCCGGCGGACGTCGTCAAGGGCAGGGCAAGAACCTCAATGCGCGCAACAGCAAGAACTATCGCGGACGCGGCGGCATACCGCAGGATGATTATGCGACCAATCCGGCCGAGGATAATCCGGACGCTCCCCGTATTGTAATCAACGACCTGTCCGTCAAGCCTGTCGAAGACTTGAGGGCCATGGCTGTGGCGGTAGGCATGGATCCCGCGTGGCTGGAGGATTTGAAGAAGCAGGAGATTATCCTGGAGCTGCTTAAGAACCATGCAGCGACCGGCGGCATCATTTTTGCCAACGGTACACTGGAAATACTTGCCGACGGATATGGATTCCTCCGTTCTCCGCTGAACAATTATCTCAGCGGACCTGAGGACATCTACATTTCACAGAGTCAGATTAAACTTTTCAGCCTGAAGACAGGCGACAGCATTGAAGGGCAGATTCGTTCTCCCAAGGACGGCGAGCGTTTCTTTGCCATCCTCAGGGTTGTCAAGGTCAATGATGATACGCCTCATGCGGCAAAGCTCCGCAACAGTTTTGACACCCTGACCCCCCTGTTCCCTGATGCCAAGCTCAACCTGGAGACTGAGTCAGGAGACATCTCCATGCGGATGATTAACTTGTTCTGTCCCATCGGCAAGGGTCAGCGTTCTCTTATCGTGGCACCTCCCCGTACCGGAAAAACGGTGCTGATGCAGAAAATTGCCAATGCCATCACATCCAACCATCCAGAGGTCAAGCTGATGGTTCTGCTGGTTGATGAGAGACCAGAGGAAGTGACCGACATGCGCCGCAACGTCAAAGGCGAGGTCATTGCCAGCACTTTTGATGAGCAGGCGACCCGCCATGTCGCAGTGGCCGAGATGGTGGTGGAGAAGGCCAAGCGGATGGTGGAGCATAAGAAGGACGTGGTCATCCTTCTTGATTCGATAACCCGTCTCGCCCGTGCCTATAACCAGACAGTACCGGCCAGCGGCAAGATACTTTCCGGCGGTGTAGACTCCAACGCCCTCCACAAGCCCAAGCGTTTCTTTGGCGCGGCACGCAACATTGAGCATGGCGGTAGCTTGACAATCATCGCCACCGCTTTGATAGAGACAGGCAGCCGGATGGATGAAGTCATTTTTGAAGAATTCAAGGGTACCGGCAACAATGAGATTGTGCTGGATCGCCGCATGGCCGACAGACGCCTGTTCCCTGCCATAAACATCAAGAAAAGTGGTACGCGGCGCGAGGATCTGTTGCTTACCCAAGAAGAACTTTCCCGCCTCTGGATACTGCGCAATGCAGTCAACAGCATGGAGGACTTGGAATTGACCAGTTTCCTCATTGACAAAATGAAGAAAACCAAGAACAATGAAGCGTTCTTGCGGTCGATGAACACATCGGCTACGCTTGAGCCGTCCGGCAACGGGTCCAATGGTTCCAGTTATCTGGACTCTACGTCCCGGCCTACGGTATACTAA